In Elaeis guineensis isolate ETL-2024a chromosome 1, EG11, whole genome shotgun sequence, a genomic segment contains:
- the LOC105038593 gene encoding la-related protein 6B, translating into MAHEILHQTLEISEDRASGERSAADSGDPALSRTASSSRLNAKAPEFVPRSAAADRIDARKPRVVPIHHGPTPVMHVYHPAPPSPTFFAPVPGSFEYYGGGGGAGFGEQETVPGPADLDPAPPAREGLSEEVIQKITKQVEYYFSDVNLATTEHLMRFISKDPEGFVPISVIAAFKKIKALVHNNSLLAMALRTSSKLVVSDDGKKVRRQQPFTELDMEELQSRIVVAENLPEDHCYQNLMKVFSAVGSVNTIRTCYPQTSNGTTAQTNKPTKLDMLFGNRLHAFVEYETVEDAEKAVSELNDERNWRSGLRVRLLLKCMTKHGPGRGRKGHEGDIDGEDDVSTSNMPNEKQVEDPSQISEASHEHVGEALLNEKDGGLRRGRGRGWGGRGRGRGQYNSNRNGSHMVGTPPSSHPIHTEQPVMANKQPPGPRMPDGTRGFTMGRGKLVTPASMV; encoded by the exons ATGGCCCACGAAATCCTCCACCAAACCCTAGAAATCTCCGAAGATCGGGCCTCCGGCGAGCGATCGGCGGCGGATTCCGGCGATCCTGCCCTCTCGCGGACCGCCTCCTCCAGCCGCCTCAACGCCAAGGCGCCCGAGTTTGTCCCCCGGTCGGCGGCCGCGGATCGGATCGATGCCCGCAAGCCGCGGGTGGTGCCGATCCACCACGGCCCGACGCCGGTGATGCACGTCTACCACCCAGCGCCGCCGAGCCCGACGTTTTTTGCTCCGGTGCCGGGCTCGTTCGAGTACTATGGTGGTGGAGGGGGTGCGGGGTTTGGGGAGCAGGAGACGGTTCCGGGTCCGGCCGATCTGGATCCTGCTCCGCCGGCAAGGGAGGGACTCTCGGAAGAAGTTATTCAGAAGATTACGAAGCAG gTGGAGTATTATTTCAGTGATGTAAACTTGGCTACCACTGAACACCTGATGAGGTTCATTAGTAAAGATCCAGAGGGatttg TGCCTATATCCGTCATTGCAGCatttaagaaaatcaaagccctgGTTCACAACAACTCTCTGCTGGCTATGGCTCTCCGGACATCATCAAAACTT GTCGTTAGTGATGATGGAAAGAAAGTTAGACGTCAACAGCCTTTTACTGAACTAGATATGGAAGAATTGCAG TCACGCATTGTTGTGGCTGAAAATCTACCTGAGGATCATTGTTACCAAAACCTCATGAAGGTTTTCTCTGCAGTCGGGAG TGTAAATACAATCCGGACATGCTATCCTCAGACCTCAAATGGCACAACTGCTCAAACTAACAAACCAACGAAGCTTGATATGCTTTTTGGCAACAGG TTGCATGCATTTGTCGAGTACGAGACTGTTGAGGATGCTGAGAAAGCA GTTTCTGAACTTAATGATGAGAGGAACTGGAGAAGTGGGCTCCGAGTTCGTTTGCTGCTTAAATGCATG ACAAAACATGGGCCAGGTCGAGGGAGAAAGGGGCATGAAGGTGATATTGATGGAGAGGATGATGTCTCCACATCTAACATGCCAAATGAGAAGCAGGTGGAAGATCCTTCTCAAATATCTGAGGCATCACATGAGCATGTG GGTGAGGCTCTTCTCAATGAAAAGGATGGTGGTTTGAGACGAGGAAGAGGTCGGGGCTGGGGAGGGAGGGGTCGAGGACGTGGCCAGTACAACAGTAATCGTAATGGTAGTCATATGGTTGGCACACCACCCTCGAGCCATCCTATCCACACTGAACAACCTGTGATGGCTAACAAGCAACCTCCTGGTCCTCGCATGCCAGATGGGACAAGAGGATTCACCATGGGTCGGGGAAAGCTGGTAACCCCTGCCAGTATGGTTTAA
- the LOC105038591 gene encoding probable uridine nucleosidase 2 isoform X1 → MGEDERNKVVIDTDPGIDDAMAIFVALNSPEIEVIGLTTIYGNVYTTLATRNALHLLEIAGRTDIPVAEGSHVTITKGTKLRIADFVHGADGLGNLNFPPPKGKPIDQSAAAFLVEQANLYPGKVTVVALGPLTNVALAIELDPAFPKKIGQIVLLGGAFSVNGNVNPAAEANIFGDPDAADIVFTSGADILAVGINVTHQVVLTEADRNKLALSKGKYAQYLCKILGIYFSYHREAYSTQAVYLHDPTALLAAVNPSLLTYIEGVVRVQTSGITRGLTIFDNTKKRYGEITGWSNKPTVKVAVTVNAPAIVELVMDRLMNS, encoded by the exons ATGGGTGAAGACGAGAGGAATAAGGTCGTCATCGACACCGATCCCGGAATTG ATGATGCGATGGCGATATTTGTGGCGCTGAACTCGCCAGAGATAGAGGTGATTGGGCTGACGACGATATATGGGAATGTCTATACCACGCTAGCCACAAGAAATGCGTTGCATTTG TTGGAGATCGCAGGGCGGACAGATATTCCAGTGGCTGAGGGATCTCATGTGACAATCACG AAAGGTACAAAGCTTAGAATTGCCGATTTCGTCCATGGTGCGGATGGTCTTGGAAACCTGAACTTTCCTCCACCTAAAGGGAAGCCCATTGATCAGTCTGCTGCTGCTTTTCTGGTTGAACAGGCGAATCTTTATCCTGGAAAAGTTACTGTGGTTGCACTTGGCCCACTTACAAATGTTGCCTTG GCCATTGAACTTGATCCTGCATTTCCTAAAAAGATAGGGCAAATTGTTCTTCTTGGTGGTGCATTTTCAGTGAATGGGAATGTCAATCCAGCAGCAGAGGCTAAT ATCTTTGGTGATCCAGATGCTGCTGATATTGTGTTCACTAGTGGAGCTGATATTTTGGCTGTGGGAATAAATGTAACACACCAAGTTGTTCTGACAG AAGCTGATCGAAACAAGCTTGCACTATCAAAAGGCAAATATGCTCAATACCTGTGCAAGATCTTAGGGATTTACTTTTCATATCACCGTGAAGCCTATTCAACACAAG CTGTCTACCTTCACGACCCAACAGCACTTCTTGCAGCAGTCAATCCATCACTGTTGACTTATATTGAAGGTGTGGTGCGGGTTCAGACAAGTGGCATCACAAGAGGCCTTACAATATTTGATAATACCAAGAAAAG GTATGGCGAAATCACAGGGTGGTCCAATAAGCCAACTGTGAAAGTTGCTGTCACGGTCAATGCTCCTGCCATCGTTGAGCTGGTCATGGATAGGCTCATGAACTCTTAG
- the LOC105038591 gene encoding probable uridine nucleosidase 2 isoform X2, whose translation MLEIAGRTDIPVAEGSHVTITKGTKLRIADFVHGADGLGNLNFPPPKGKPIDQSAAAFLVEQANLYPGKVTVVALGPLTNVALAIELDPAFPKKIGQIVLLGGAFSVNGNVNPAAEANIFGDPDAADIVFTSGADILAVGINVTHQVVLTEADRNKLALSKGKYAQYLCKILGIYFSYHREAYSTQAVYLHDPTALLAAVNPSLLTYIEGVVRVQTSGITRGLTIFDNTKKRYGEITGWSNKPTVKVAVTVNAPAIVELVMDRLMNS comes from the exons ATG TTGGAGATCGCAGGGCGGACAGATATTCCAGTGGCTGAGGGATCTCATGTGACAATCACG AAAGGTACAAAGCTTAGAATTGCCGATTTCGTCCATGGTGCGGATGGTCTTGGAAACCTGAACTTTCCTCCACCTAAAGGGAAGCCCATTGATCAGTCTGCTGCTGCTTTTCTGGTTGAACAGGCGAATCTTTATCCTGGAAAAGTTACTGTGGTTGCACTTGGCCCACTTACAAATGTTGCCTTG GCCATTGAACTTGATCCTGCATTTCCTAAAAAGATAGGGCAAATTGTTCTTCTTGGTGGTGCATTTTCAGTGAATGGGAATGTCAATCCAGCAGCAGAGGCTAAT ATCTTTGGTGATCCAGATGCTGCTGATATTGTGTTCACTAGTGGAGCTGATATTTTGGCTGTGGGAATAAATGTAACACACCAAGTTGTTCTGACAG AAGCTGATCGAAACAAGCTTGCACTATCAAAAGGCAAATATGCTCAATACCTGTGCAAGATCTTAGGGATTTACTTTTCATATCACCGTGAAGCCTATTCAACACAAG CTGTCTACCTTCACGACCCAACAGCACTTCTTGCAGCAGTCAATCCATCACTGTTGACTTATATTGAAGGTGTGGTGCGGGTTCAGACAAGTGGCATCACAAGAGGCCTTACAATATTTGATAATACCAAGAAAAG GTATGGCGAAATCACAGGGTGGTCCAATAAGCCAACTGTGAAAGTTGCTGTCACGGTCAATGCTCCTGCCATCGTTGAGCTGGTCATGGATAGGCTCATGAACTCTTAG